The proteins below are encoded in one region of Campylobacter rectus:
- a CDS encoding aldo/keto reductase — translation MIKSLERSLKKLNTDYVDLLLLRVGAGDAGSAWRVLQRLYREGLAAAIGICDHLGEFGVENLAKIAQGSEVKPAVYQAPARSYLRHFAMRGKLTDHSVQLQLRYEPGEELKEPALAQIGEKYGKTRMQIILRWLVQHGACVIVSAGSKERLLENIDIFGFELAREDAARVEKLWRS, via the coding sequence ATGATAAAAAGCCTTGAGCGTTCGCTAAAAAAACTAAATACCGACTACGTCGATCTACTTTTGCTGCGCGTAGGGGCGGGCGATGCTGGCTCTGCGTGGCGCGTTTTGCAGAGGCTTTACCGCGAGGGACTTGCGGCTGCGATCGGCATTTGCGACCATCTAGGGGAATTCGGGGTCGAAAATTTAGCCAAAATCGCGCAAGGTAGCGAAGTTAAGCCTGCTGTTTATCAGGCGCCTGCGCGCTCCTATCTGCGGCATTTTGCTATGCGCGGCAAGCTTACCGACCATAGCGTGCAATTACAGCTGCGATATGAGCCGGGCGAAGAGCTAAAAGAGCCCGCGCTCGCGCAAATTGGCGAAAAATACGGCAAAACGAGGATGCAAATTATCTTGCGCTGGCTTGTGCAGCACGGAGCCTGCGTGATAGTAAGCGCCGGTAGCAAAGAGCGTTTGCTTGAAAATATCGATATTTTCGGCTTTGAGCTAGCACGCGAGGATGCCGCGCGGGTAGAAAAGCTCTGGCGGAGTTAG
- a CDS encoding VanZ family protein: MKLSKISAAFFFIFLIAIEYLALTPAQIKLIENSWDKANHFFAFSVLYVTLNFGFSRLNLGAKVAILLAYGIQIEVAQSFVPNRYFSLLDIVADGIGIVFGILLVKILDGFKARF, encoded by the coding sequence ATGAAACTTTCTAAAATTTCCGCCGCATTTTTCTTTATATTTTTGATAGCGATAGAGTATCTCGCCCTCACGCCCGCGCAGATAAAACTCATCGAAAACAGCTGGGATAAGGCAAATCATTTCTTCGCTTTTTCGGTGCTTTACGTTACTTTGAATTTTGGCTTTTCTAGGTTAAATTTGGGCGCAAAGGTCGCTATTTTGCTAGCTTACGGCATCCAGATAGAAGTAGCGCAGTCGTTTGTGCCAAACCGCTATTTCAGCCTGCTAGATATCGTCGCAGACGGCATTGGTATAGTTTTTGGTATCTTGCTGGTGAAAATTTTGGACGGATTTAAGGCGAGATTTTAA
- the argS gene encoding arginine--tRNA ligase — MKKSVINEIKGAVGFDFALEKPKDKGLAHYAMPTFSLAKQLKKSPVAIAAELASKFENSEVFEAAALNGYINFKLKPAFLDKFASASLANPSEFAKGGGTSGEKILLEYVSANPTGPLHIGHVRGAVFGDTLARVGLHIGENIATEYYINDAGNQIELLGTSISLWARENLFGESVAYPEKFYRGDYIEPIAKEALEKFGKEIFYDESRNLELAEFGKDRVLVLIKQNLADAQIFIENWASEKSYYDKLSLTLDRLKNENGIYESEGKIWLKSSEVGDEKDRVIVREDGRGTYLAGDVVYHDDKFRRGFDRCINIWGADHHGYIARMKAALHLLGYDENRLEIILSQMVSLLKDGEAYKMSKRAGNVVLMSDVVEEIGCEALRFMFLSKRCDTHLEFDVDELKREDSSNPIFYINYAHARINQIFAKAGKNVADIVGVKFANLSEEGKNLLFEALTLNDILVDSFNTRSMNKICDYLKSLAANFHKFYNENRVVGSENEDELLKLFAVVALSIKTALGLMGVAAKDKM; from the coding sequence TTGAAAAAAAGCGTAATAAACGAGATAAAAGGCGCCGTAGGCTTTGACTTTGCGCTGGAAAAGCCAAAAGATAAGGGCTTGGCGCACTACGCGATGCCTACTTTTAGCCTAGCAAAACAGCTCAAAAAATCCCCCGTAGCTATAGCTGCCGAGCTAGCGTCTAAATTTGAAAATAGCGAAGTTTTCGAGGCTGCGGCGCTAAACGGATATATAAATTTCAAACTAAAGCCTGCATTTTTGGATAAATTTGCCTCCGCTAGCCTTGCAAATCCGAGCGAGTTTGCAAAAGGCGGCGGAACTAGCGGCGAGAAAATTTTGCTCGAGTACGTCAGCGCAAACCCGACCGGCCCACTTCACATCGGGCACGTTAGAGGCGCGGTTTTCGGCGATACGCTGGCTCGCGTCGGGCTTCACATCGGCGAAAATATCGCAACCGAATACTACATCAACGACGCAGGCAATCAAATCGAGCTTCTAGGCACGTCTATATCGCTTTGGGCGCGTGAAAATTTATTCGGCGAGAGCGTGGCGTATCCGGAGAAATTTTACCGCGGCGACTACATCGAGCCTATCGCAAAAGAAGCGCTAGAGAAATTCGGCAAAGAGATATTTTACGACGAGAGTCGAAATCTCGAGCTAGCCGAGTTTGGCAAGGATAGGGTGCTGGTTTTAATCAAGCAAAATTTAGCCGACGCGCAAATTTTCATCGAAAACTGGGCTAGCGAAAAGAGCTACTACGATAAACTCTCTCTCACGCTAGATCGCCTAAAAAACGAGAACGGCATATACGAGAGCGAGGGTAAAATCTGGCTAAAATCAAGCGAAGTGGGCGACGAAAAAGACCGCGTCATCGTGCGCGAGGACGGTCGCGGTACGTATCTAGCCGGTGACGTGGTCTATCACGACGATAAATTTAGGCGCGGATTTGATCGCTGCATCAACATCTGGGGCGCCGATCACCACGGCTATATCGCGCGTATGAAGGCCGCCCTGCATCTGCTTGGATACGATGAAAATCGCCTCGAGATCATACTTTCGCAGATGGTGAGCCTGCTAAAAGACGGCGAAGCCTACAAGATGAGCAAGCGCGCGGGCAACGTCGTGCTGATGAGCGACGTGGTCGAGGAGATCGGCTGCGAGGCGCTTAGATTTATGTTTCTTAGCAAGCGCTGCGACACGCACCTGGAGTTTGACGTGGACGAGCTAAAGCGCGAGGACAGCTCAAACCCGATATTTTATATCAACTACGCGCACGCAAGGATCAATCAAATTTTCGCAAAAGCGGGCAAAAACGTCGCCGATATAGTGGGCGTGAAGTTTGCAAATTTGAGCGAGGAGGGCAAAAATTTATTATTTGAGGCGCTTACGCTAAATGATATTTTAGTCGATAGTTTCAACACGCGCTCGATGAATAAAATTTGCGACTACCTAAAGAGCCTGGCGGCGAATTTTCATAAATTTTACAACGAAAATCGCGTCGTAGGCAGCGAAAACGAAGACGAGCTTTTAAAGCTTTTCGCCGTCGTCGCGCTCTCGATAAAAACGGCTCTAGGGCTAATGGGTGTCGCCGCAAAAGACAAGATGTAA
- a CDS encoding twin-arginine translocase TatA/TatE family subunit: MGPSVQQLLIILLIVVLLFGAKKIPELAKGLGKGIKSFKSEMEDDKKAENVEKVEEKKEETATVAKTEDTAKNA; encoded by the coding sequence ATGGGTCCAAGCGTCCAACAATTGCTTATTATTTTACTTATCGTGGTCTTGCTTTTCGGAGCGAAAAAGATCCCCGAGCTCGCAAAAGGCTTAGGCAAGGGTATAAAGAGCTTCAAATCGGAAATGGAGGACGATAAAAAAGCCGAGAACGTAGAAAAAGTAGAAGAGAAAAAAGAAGAAACCGCAACCGTCGCAAAAACCGAAGATACGGCTAAAAACGCGTAA
- the gmk gene encoding guanylate kinase — MKGQILIVSGPSGSGKSTLLGRLLKEENDLYFSISSTTRAPRQGETEGVNYYFINKDEFKKGIDAGEFLEWAFVHGNYYGTSLKPVLKALEEGKIAIFDIDVQGFNIAKSKFAENITSVFITTASKNELKSRLQNRGTDSAQTIEKRLINAVGEMEHILEYDYFLINDDLQNCYENLRGILHSMRLKTSNLDAKEIINKWNN, encoded by the coding sequence TTGAAGGGGCAAATTTTAATCGTCTCCGGCCCCAGCGGCAGCGGCAAAAGTACGCTTTTAGGCCGTCTTTTAAAAGAGGAAAACGATCTTTATTTTTCTATCTCAAGCACTACAAGAGCGCCGAGGCAGGGCGAGACCGAGGGCGTGAATTATTATTTTATAAACAAAGACGAGTTTAAAAAAGGCATAGACGCGGGCGAGTTTTTGGAGTGGGCGTTCGTGCACGGCAACTACTACGGCACCTCGCTAAAGCCCGTTTTAAAGGCGCTTGAAGAGGGCAAAATAGCTATTTTTGATATCGACGTGCAGGGCTTTAATATCGCAAAATCAAAATTTGCCGAAAATATCACCTCCGTTTTTATCACGACGGCTAGCAAAAACGAGCTAAAATCAAGACTGCAAAATCGCGGCACCGATAGCGCGCAAACTATCGAAAAGCGGCTGATAAACGCAGTCGGCGAGATGGAGCATATCTTAGAGTACGATTATTTTTTGATAAACGACGACCTGCAAAACTGCTATGAAAATTTGCGCGGGATTTTGCACTCGATGCGCCTAAAAACGTCAAATTTAGACGCAAAAGAGATTATTAACAAATGGAATAATTGA
- a CDS encoding putative sodium/potassium/calcium exchanger, whose translation MKIVLLNANPAVSRLATLALNKMGYEYVEIGDVSELEGVFEVLIIDSDIDVKETNLKEFANKILYLSSKHSPTFENADRILPKPFLPTEFITIVEYLAGKVRDAEDSGKVSVSGFEFMSDPVEDILKEEMMKTETDEFALDNELGEFLQDSAPQSKESAFDELNEIVKAIDDMDESSESLQEDDLNLDDLIDEVVKFDEPDEFEIDAKEEKFDNIEGILDAEDAGDTAEKFDAADELEDVKFETIDEPEDAEDKFELDFDGSIEDIKHQIDEIDGMDEEIKDEPANFDAARDAKDAEDDDDPAEKFDAADELGDVKSETQDEAEPDTMGFTVEESEDEPEAVQNFTRTQDNDKFLIEETDEQEDIFADEEMKFEPEERDAQAEDDALSEFDIALEAIKDEPADDENLTQDIFDEESAEDIFADFEQEEQEISEPEAAQNEPETAHKPHPSEYGDIEQISEKDMALALNESGFEGGEAANLSSQKAQTTSKINELKAQISDAVAKNLENSLQDGELREALKNLNIKINISFEEK comes from the coding sequence GTGAAAATCGTTCTTTTAAACGCCAATCCCGCCGTATCGCGCTTGGCGACGCTGGCTCTTAACAAAATGGGTTACGAATACGTCGAGATCGGCGATGTTAGCGAGCTTGAGGGCGTTTTTGAGGTGCTTATCATCGACAGCGATATCGATGTAAAAGAGACGAACCTAAAAGAATTCGCAAATAAAATTTTATACCTTTCTTCTAAACATTCCCCGACTTTCGAGAACGCGGACAGAATACTGCCAAAGCCGTTTTTGCCGACGGAATTTATCACTATCGTGGAGTATCTGGCCGGCAAAGTTAGGGACGCCGAGGACTCGGGCAAGGTATCGGTGAGCGGATTTGAGTTTATGAGCGATCCGGTCGAGGACATCTTAAAAGAGGAGATGATGAAGACGGAGACGGACGAGTTTGCGCTAGATAATGAATTGGGCGAATTTTTACAAGATAGCGCTCCACAGAGCAAAGAAAGCGCTTTTGACGAGCTAAACGAGATCGTCAAAGCAATAGACGATATGGATGAATCAAGCGAAAGCCTGCAAGAAGACGATTTAAATTTGGATGATCTTATCGACGAAGTGGTTAAATTTGACGAACCGGATGAGTTTGAAATCGATGCAAAAGAGGAAAAATTTGACAATATAGAGGGTATTTTAGATGCCGAGGATGCTGGTGATACGGCCGAGAAATTTGACGCGGCGGACGAGCTTGAGGACGTCAAATTTGAAACGATAGACGAGCCTGAAGATGCCGAGGATAAATTTGAGCTGGACTTTGACGGCAGCATCGAGGATATCAAGCATCAAATCGATGAAATAGACGGCATGGATGAGGAGATCAAGGATGAGCCTGCAAATTTTGACGCAGCGCGGGATGCTAAAGACGCCGAGGACGACGATGATCCGGCCGAGAAATTTGACGCGGCGGACGAGCTTGGAGACGTCAAATCTGAAACGCAGGACGAAGCGGAGCCTGATACGATGGGATTTACCGTAGAGGAGAGCGAAGACGAACCGGAGGCCGTGCAAAATTTCACCCGAACGCAAGATAACGATAAATTTTTGATAGAGGAAACGGACGAGCAAGAGGATATTTTTGCGGACGAGGAGATGAAATTTGAGCCGGAAGAACGAGACGCGCAAGCTGAAGATGACGCTTTGAGCGAATTTGACATCGCACTTGAAGCCATAAAAGACGAGCCTGCGGACGATGAAAATTTGACGCAAGATATTTTTGACGAGGAGAGCGCGGAAGATATTTTTGCCGACTTTGAGCAAGAAGAGCAAGAAATCAGCGAGCCTGAAGCCGCTCAAAACGAGCCCGAAACAGCGCATAAGCCTCATCCGAGCGAGTACGGCGACATCGAGCAAATCAGCGAAAAAGATATGGCATTAGCGCTTAACGAAAGCGGATTTGAGGGCGGCGAGGCGGCGAATTTGAGCTCGCAAAAAGCTCAAACGACGTCAAAGATAAACGAGCTAAAGGCTCAAATTTCAGACGCCGTAGCAAAAAATCTGGAAAATTCGCTGCAAGACGGCGAGCTGCGAGAAGCTCTAAAAAATCTCAACATAAAAATCAATATAAGCTTTGAGGAAAAGTAG
- the fliR gene encoding flagellar biosynthetic protein FliR encodes MELVEFFAPERVITFMLLFARIGGLMLFFPFYAHEQIPMSVKTAFSFLLTLFLFPLASIKSGEVYYLAVEIVSEAALGVCAGLLLHIVFASLQLAGEQISMIMGFSMASVLDPQTGLSSPVISNIINFLALMTFLAFDGHHLILLFISNSLTHVPLGGFYPSPDIVQYASKSMINLFTFGFIISFPILALSLLSDLIFGMLMKTMPQFNLLVVGYPIKITIGFAVLIAILAGMMELFKQLALRVINDLPSLFF; translated from the coding sequence GTGGAGCTAGTAGAGTTTTTCGCGCCCGAGCGCGTCATCACCTTTATGCTGCTGTTTGCGCGTATCGGCGGGCTGATGCTGTTTTTCCCGTTTTACGCTCACGAGCAGATCCCTATGAGCGTCAAGACCGCGTTTTCGTTTTTGCTCACGCTATTTTTGTTCCCGCTTGCTAGCATTAAAAGCGGCGAGGTCTATTATCTAGCCGTCGAGATCGTGAGCGAGGCGGCGCTGGGAGTTTGCGCCGGACTGCTGCTTCATATCGTTTTTGCCAGTTTGCAGTTAGCGGGCGAGCAGATCTCGATGATTATGGGCTTTTCGATGGCTTCGGTGCTTGATCCGCAGACCGGCCTTAGCTCGCCAGTGATCTCAAATATCATAAATTTCCTCGCGCTTATGACCTTTTTGGCCTTCGACGGGCATCATTTGATCCTGCTTTTTATCTCAAATTCTCTCACGCACGTCCCGCTGGGCGGCTTTTACCCGAGCCCTGATATCGTGCAGTACGCCTCAAAGTCTATGATAAATTTATTTACTTTCGGGTTTATCATTTCCTTCCCGATTTTGGCGCTTTCGCTGCTTTCTGATTTGATTTTCGGCATGCTGATGAAGACGATGCCGCAGTTTAACCTGCTGGTCGTGGGTTACCCGATCAAGATCACGATCGGCTTTGCCGTATTGATCGCGATACTGGCGGGTATGATGGAGCTTTTTAAACAGCTCGCTCTTCGCGTTATCAACGACCTTCCGTCGCTATTTTTCTAA
- a CDS encoding tetratricopeptide repeat protein — protein MLSCDELGGAYDVYHSFYQTNRDYKKAFKFYEKACKGKVYNSCYQIAVLYQFGQGVEKNLKKSIDYHKIACDDGRLVGSCQIVGKMYTGGIGVEQDVARGEAYMKKSCDIGSWMACGVFGGYYEDAGKSKQAARYYQRACDMGVADPDVQNNVANKNIWRGYCDKVDILK, from the coding sequence ATGTTAAGTTGCGATGAACTTGGCGGTGCTTACGACGTTTATCATTCGTTTTATCAAACGAACAGGGATTATAAAAAAGCATTTAAATTTTATGAAAAAGCTTGCAAGGGCAAAGTTTATAACTCCTGCTATCAGATCGCGGTTTTGTATCAATTCGGCCAAGGTGTAGAGAAAAATTTAAAAAAATCGATCGACTATCACAAGATAGCCTGCGACGACGGGCGGCTAGTAGGTAGCTGCCAAATCGTAGGCAAGATGTATACTGGCGGTATCGGCGTGGAGCAAGACGTCGCTCGGGGCGAAGCTTATATGAAAAAGTCTTGCGATATAGGTAGCTGGATGGCATGCGGAGTTTTTGGAGGGTATTACGAGGATGCTGGCAAAAGTAAACAGGCGGCGCGATACTATCAAAGGGCATGCGATATGGGCGTAGCCGACCCCGATGTCCAAAATAACGTGGCCAATAAAAACATTTGGCGAGGATATTGCGATAAAGTCGATATTTTAAAATAA
- a CDS encoding ABC transporter ATP-binding protein, translating into MQILKGVNLGFAYDYALFEDVNLSVNAGGSCAITGVSGCGKSTILHILSTLLRPKNGEVIYGGKSLYELPANELLRIRRFDFGIIFQAHYLFKGFSAHENIELASVLSAQKIDDAILSNLKIDGVLNQKVGELSGGQQQRVSIARVLCKKPRVIFADEPTGNLDKQTANEVMQTLFNYIKANDAALVLVTHDNELAQRCDEVYRLEDKKLSLVSGEFI; encoded by the coding sequence ATGCAAATCTTAAAGGGCGTAAATCTAGGCTTTGCGTATGATTATGCGCTCTTTGAGGATGTAAATTTAAGCGTCAATGCCGGCGGCAGCTGCGCCATAACGGGCGTTAGCGGCTGCGGCAAATCAACCATACTCCACATACTCTCCACTCTTTTGCGACCCAAAAACGGCGAAGTTATCTACGGCGGCAAGTCGCTTTACGAACTACCTGCAAACGAGCTTTTGCGTATCCGCAGATTTGATTTCGGTATCATTTTTCAGGCGCACTATCTTTTTAAAGGCTTTAGCGCGCACGAAAACATCGAGCTGGCCTCAGTTTTATCCGCGCAAAAAATTGACGATGCAATTTTGTCAAATTTAAAGATAGACGGCGTGCTAAATCAAAAAGTAGGCGAGCTAAGCGGCGGGCAGCAGCAGCGCGTCTCGATCGCTAGGGTGCTTTGTAAAAAGCCGCGCGTGATATTTGCCGACGAACCGACGGGAAATCTGGACAAACAGACCGCAAATGAAGTGATGCAAACGCTGTTTAACTATATCAAAGCAAACGATGCGGCGCTTGTTTTGGTCACTCACGACAACGAGCTTGCGCAAAGATGCGACGAGGTTTACCGCCTCGAAGATAAAAAACTATCTTTGGTTTCTGGTGAATTTATTTAA
- the tsf gene encoding translation elongation factor Ts, with protein sequence MEISAQMVKELRESTGAGMMDCKKALTEANGDMEKAVDILREKGLGQAAKKADRLASEGLVSVVVCDHCKTATISEINSETDFVAKNAQFQNLTKDTTAHIQINLIKDVESLNSSVINGVKFEDYFKSQIATIGENLVVRRFETIKADDKGVVNGYVHSNGRVGVLIGLACESAEIASKAAEFARNLCMHAAAMKPSVISYKDLDKEFVEKEFIALRAELEKDNEELKRLGKPLHHIPEYASRCQIGDAELAKATKAIEEELKAEGKPEKIWDKIIPGKIERFYADNTVLDQRLTLLGQFYVMDDKKTIEQVVEEKGKELGGKIEVVKYVRFELGEGLEKKNEDFAAEVAAQIG encoded by the coding sequence ATGGAAATCAGCGCACAAATGGTAAAAGAGCTCCGCGAATCAACCGGAGCCGGAATGATGGACTGCAAAAAGGCGCTAACCGAGGCTAACGGCGATATGGAAAAAGCCGTCGATATCCTGCGCGAAAAGGGTCTAGGTCAAGCCGCTAAAAAAGCTGACCGCCTAGCTAGCGAGGGTCTTGTGAGCGTTGTTGTTTGCGATCACTGCAAGACCGCGACCATCAGCGAGATAAACTCTGAGACCGACTTCGTCGCTAAAAACGCTCAGTTTCAAAATTTGACCAAAGACACTACGGCGCACATCCAGATAAATTTGATAAAAGACGTCGAGAGCCTAAACTCAAGCGTTATTAACGGCGTTAAATTTGAGGATTATTTCAAAAGCCAGATCGCTACTATCGGCGAAAATTTGGTCGTTCGCCGCTTTGAGACTATAAAAGCGGACGATAAAGGCGTAGTAAATGGCTACGTGCACTCAAACGGCCGCGTAGGCGTGCTAATCGGTCTAGCTTGCGAAAGCGCAGAAATCGCAAGCAAAGCGGCTGAATTTGCAAGAAATTTATGCATGCACGCAGCTGCTATGAAGCCAAGCGTAATAAGCTATAAAGACCTTGACAAAGAGTTTGTGGAGAAGGAATTTATCGCGCTTCGCGCCGAGCTTGAAAAAGATAACGAAGAGCTAAAACGCCTAGGCAAGCCGCTTCACCACATCCCTGAGTATGCCAGCCGCTGCCAAATAGGCGATGCCGAGCTTGCAAAAGCTACGAAAGCTATCGAAGAAGAGCTAAAAGCCGAGGGCAAACCTGAGAAAATTTGGGATAAGATCATCCCCGGCAAGATCGAGAGATTTTACGCCGACAACACGGTGCTTGATCAGCGCCTTACGCTACTTGGACAGTTTTACGTAATGGACGATAAAAAAACTATCGAGCAAGTCGTTGAAGAAAAAGGCAAAGAGCTAGGCGGCAAGATCGAGGTAGTAAAATACGTTCGCTTCGAGCTTGGCGAAGGCTTAGAAAAGAAAAACGAGGACTTTGCGGCCGAGGTTGCGGCGCAAATAGGCTAA
- the rpsB gene encoding 30S ribosomal protein S2 codes for MVTMRDLLECGVHFGHQTRRWNPKMKKFIFGERKGIYIIDLQKTIRYFRYTYNVVRDAAAEGKTILFVGTKKQAGATLKEYAEKCGMPYVNHRWLGGMMTNFGTIRQSIRKLEVIEAMEEDGSINLLTKKEALMLRRKKEKLLASLGGIRNLKTVPDMIFVIDTVKEKIAVAEANRLKIPVVAPIDTNCDPDVVDFPIPGNDDAIRSVQLFCQEMAEAIIEGRSQLEKDGGELEEGKEAVSQAEKDAVVNEAASEDFSEDFSEDEE; via the coding sequence ATGGTAACAATGAGAGATTTGCTAGAGTGCGGCGTTCATTTCGGACACCAAACGCGCAGATGGAATCCGAAGATGAAAAAATTCATTTTCGGCGAGAGAAAAGGTATCTATATCATAGATCTACAAAAAACTATCCGCTACTTCCGCTACACTTATAATGTCGTTCGCGACGCGGCTGCAGAGGGTAAAACCATACTTTTCGTAGGCACCAAAAAACAAGCCGGCGCAACTCTAAAAGAGTATGCTGAAAAATGCGGCATGCCGTATGTAAATCACCGCTGGCTAGGCGGCATGATGACAAACTTCGGCACTATCCGCCAATCTATCCGCAAGCTCGAAGTAATCGAGGCTATGGAGGAGGACGGCTCTATAAATTTACTAACTAAAAAAGAAGCGCTAATGCTTCGCCGCAAAAAAGAGAAGCTTTTAGCGTCTCTAGGCGGTATCAGAAACCTAAAAACCGTACCTGATATGATTTTCGTCATCGACACCGTAAAAGAAAAAATCGCCGTTGCCGAGGCTAACCGCCTAAAAATCCCTGTCGTAGCTCCGATCGATACAAACTGCGATCCTGACGTCGTAGATTTTCCGATCCCCGGCAACGACGACGCGATCCGCTCGGTTCAGCTTTTCTGCCAAGAGATGGCCGAGGCTATCATCGAGGGACGCTCTCAGCTTGAAAAAGACGGCGGCGAGCTAGAAGAAGGCAAAGAAGCCGTAAGCCAAGCCGAAAAAGACGCAGTCGTAAATGAGGCTGCGAGCGAAGACTTCTCTGAAGACTTCAGCGAGGACGAAGAGTAA
- the iadA gene encoding beta-aspartyl-peptidase, with amino-acid sequence MLLLKNADLYAPEHVGRSDVLLGGGKILAVSKGLDFRIEGLEIYDLEGKILAPGLIDQHVHITGGGGEAGYHSRTPEITLSQIIRYGTTTVVGTLGTDGCTRSLENLYSKAKALEYEGISTFIHTGSYALPSVTFTGSVTRDLVLIDKVIGCKIAMSDNRGSYPTSQELIKTLTQIRIGGMISKKGGVLHMHMGGLADKFDLIFSVIKDYSFPVNYFSPTHCARTKELFDEAIKFQKMGGYIDITSGGSQFMPLHEAIAYGLANGLNLDRLTMSSDGNGSVPRFDENGALVGYGCASCDTNLEVIQACVKNKILTIPQALSMMGKNVAKYLNLSGKGEIKTGFDADFAVFDEALNLDSVIAKGEFCVKEGKLVKKGFFE; translated from the coding sequence ATGCTGTTACTTAAAAATGCCGATCTATACGCGCCAGAACACGTCGGCAGGAGCGACGTTTTGCTCGGCGGAGGTAAAATTTTGGCCGTTTCCAAGGGGCTTGATTTTCGTATTGAGGGGCTTGAAATTTACGATCTAGAGGGTAAAATTTTAGCGCCTGGGCTCATCGATCAGCACGTGCACATCACGGGCGGGGGCGGCGAGGCGGGCTATCACTCGCGCACGCCCGAAATAACGCTATCGCAAATCATCCGCTACGGTACGACGACGGTCGTGGGCACGCTGGGTACCGACGGATGCACGAGGAGCCTGGAAAATCTCTACTCAAAGGCCAAGGCGCTTGAATACGAGGGCATCTCGACCTTCATCCACACCGGCTCTTACGCGCTGCCTAGCGTTACATTTACGGGCTCCGTCACGCGCGATCTGGTGCTCATCGACAAGGTCATCGGCTGTAAGATCGCGATGAGCGACAACCGCGGCAGCTACCCGACCTCTCAGGAGCTCATCAAAACCCTGACGCAGATACGCATCGGCGGCATGATCTCGAAAAAAGGCGGCGTGCTGCATATGCATATGGGCGGGCTAGCGGATAAATTCGATCTGATTTTTAGCGTGATCAAGGATTATTCGTTCCCCGTTAATTACTTTTCGCCGACACACTGCGCGCGGACGAAGGAGCTCTTTGACGAGGCGATCAAATTTCAAAAAATGGGCGGCTACATCGACATCACGAGCGGCGGAAGCCAGTTTATGCCGCTTCACGAAGCCATCGCCTACGGGCTTGCTAACGGGCTAAATTTAGATCGTCTAACGATGAGCTCGGACGGCAACGGCAGCGTGCCTAGATTTGACGAAAACGGCGCGCTAGTGGGCTACGGCTGCGCCTCGTGCGATACGAATTTAGAGGTCATTCAAGCCTGCGTCAAAAATAAAATCCTAACCATCCCGCAAGCGCTAAGCATGATGGGCAAAAACGTCGCAAAATACCTAAATCTAAGCGGCAAAGGCGAGATAAAAACGGGCTTTGACGCTGATTTTGCGGTATTTGACGAAGCTCTAAACCTAGATAGCGTGATCGCGAAAGGGGAGTTTTGCGTGAAAGAGGGCAAGCTCGTGAAAAAGGGATTTTTTGAGTGA
- a CDS encoding acetyltransferase — MPYENFKSKNHLAAKIAANARKFGVQTLQNEELVNILLKAEKLEISAERREAAERIFTGLMNIEESVQLSG, encoded by the coding sequence ATGCCTTACGAAAATTTTAAATCAAAAAATCATCTTGCGGCAAAAATCGCCGCAAATGCAAGGAAATTCGGCGTCCAAACTCTGCAAAACGAGGAGCTCGTAAATATCCTTTTAAAAGCCGAAAAGCTCGAGATTTCGGCCGAGCGGCGCGAAGCGGCGGAGCGGATATTTACGGGCTTGATGAATATCGAGGAGAGCGTGCAGCTAAGCGGATAA